In one Corallococcus sp. EGB genomic region, the following are encoded:
- a CDS encoding carboxypeptidase-like regulatory domain-containing protein, which produces MRARNCGRALGALVLALVGCGGFDNGDLRTGTVRGRVLGAEAGVARVNVMGDSELRATVGADGRFELDGVPARSLELYVVASRTQAARTTVVARGARVTDVGDIQARPGAFLTVRVRDEKGAIPPDVEVELRGTGEDRAKVDTSRGEVRLGPLPAGCYSLEVKADDLEDVETQVCVREGEERVQAITLPADDKGGGDDDGGSDDHGGGRDGG; this is translated from the coding sequence ATGCGAGCCAGGAATTGTGGCAGGGCCCTGGGAGCGCTGGTGTTGGCGCTCGTGGGCTGTGGCGGTTTCGACAACGGGGACCTGCGCACGGGCACCGTGCGGGGCCGCGTGCTGGGCGCGGAGGCCGGCGTGGCGCGCGTCAACGTGATGGGCGACTCGGAGCTGCGCGCGACGGTGGGCGCGGACGGCCGCTTCGAACTGGACGGCGTGCCGGCGAGGTCGCTGGAACTGTACGTCGTCGCCTCCCGCACGCAGGCGGCGAGGACGACCGTGGTGGCGCGGGGCGCGAGGGTCACCGACGTGGGTGACATCCAGGCCAGGCCCGGGGCCTTCCTCACCGTGCGAGTGCGGGACGAGAAGGGCGCCATTCCGCCCGACGTCGAGGTGGAGCTGCGAGGCACGGGAGAAGACCGCGCCAAGGTGGACACGAGCCGCGGCGAGGTGCGCCTGGGGCCGCTGCCCGCGGGCTGCTACTCGCTGGAGGTCAAGGCCGACGACCTGGAGGACGTGGAGACGCAGGTCTGCGTCCGTGAAGGCGAGGAGCGCGTGCAGGCCATCACGCTGCCTGCGGACGACAAGGGCGGAGGGGACGACGACGGCGGCAGCGATGACCACGGCGGCGGCCGGGACGGCGGCTGA
- the fadJ gene encoding fatty acid oxidation complex subunit alpha FadJ: MATKQESVEAKQGLSYDVANGVAVITVDQPGAPVNTLSPEVGAAFSDLLLQAERDPEVRAVVFISGKKDNFVAGANIDFLQTLKTPAEVEAISRGAHEQFDRLESFSKPVVAAIHGACLGGGLEWVLACHYRIVTDSPKSVVGLPETQLGLIPGAGGTQRLPALIGAEAALDLILTGKNVKPSKAKKLGIVDEVVPVPMLKDIALKRAAELAAGTLKVERAHQGFKAVAQGGKKKGLAGIFQGLISKDLWKEAALEDNPLGRKVMFDQAKKQLLKKTRGKYPAQEKALQVIRVGLESGRKAGLEAEARAFGELVFTDVSRRLVEIFFATTALKKENGTANPNLKPREVKKVGVLGGGLMGGGIAYVAGVLQGVPVRVKDKDDAGAGRALKQVQTVLDERVKRRSLTQREANAKLSNITAGTDYSGFKSVDLVIEAVFEDLKLKHKVIAEVEAVTGENTIFASNTSSLPIGELAKGSKRPSQVIGMHYFSPVHKMPLLEIITHPGTAEWVTATCVDVGKKQGKTVIVVNDGPGFYTSRILAPYMNEAAYLLAEGADIVQLDKALVDFGFPVGPITLLDEVGIDVAQKVGPIMEAAFGKRMAAPKALEGVVSDGRLGRKTNKGFYLYEGGKKKEVDPQVYLLLPHGKDRKSLDPAEMAERAALQMVNEAIRCLGEGILRSPRDGDVGAIFGLGFPPFLGGPFRYADALGPANLLRKLEHYQDKYGERFTPAPLLVEKVRAGKGFYES; this comes from the coding sequence ATGGCGACCAAGCAAGAGTCAGTCGAAGCGAAGCAGGGCTTGAGCTACGACGTCGCGAACGGCGTCGCGGTCATCACCGTGGACCAGCCGGGCGCGCCGGTGAACACGCTGTCCCCGGAAGTGGGCGCCGCGTTCTCGGACCTGCTCCTGCAGGCGGAGCGGGACCCGGAGGTGCGGGCGGTGGTGTTCATCTCTGGCAAGAAGGACAACTTCGTCGCCGGCGCGAACATCGACTTCCTCCAGACGCTCAAGACGCCCGCGGAGGTGGAGGCCATCAGCCGCGGCGCGCACGAGCAGTTCGACCGGCTGGAGTCCTTCTCCAAGCCCGTGGTCGCGGCCATCCACGGCGCGTGCCTGGGCGGCGGCCTGGAGTGGGTGCTCGCGTGCCACTACCGCATCGTCACGGACAGCCCCAAGTCCGTGGTGGGCCTGCCGGAGACGCAGCTCGGCCTCATCCCCGGGGCCGGCGGCACGCAGCGGCTGCCCGCGCTGATTGGCGCCGAGGCCGCGCTGGACCTCATCCTCACCGGCAAGAACGTCAAGCCGTCCAAGGCGAAGAAGCTGGGCATCGTGGATGAAGTGGTGCCCGTGCCCATGCTCAAGGACATCGCCCTCAAGCGCGCGGCGGAGCTGGCCGCGGGCACGCTCAAGGTCGAGCGCGCGCACCAGGGCTTCAAGGCCGTGGCCCAGGGCGGCAAGAAGAAGGGCCTGGCCGGCATCTTCCAGGGGCTCATCAGCAAGGACCTCTGGAAGGAGGCGGCGCTGGAGGACAACCCGCTCGGCCGCAAGGTGATGTTCGACCAGGCGAAGAAGCAGCTCCTCAAGAAGACGCGCGGCAAGTACCCCGCGCAGGAGAAGGCGCTGCAGGTCATCCGCGTGGGCCTGGAGTCCGGCCGCAAGGCGGGCCTGGAGGCGGAGGCCAGGGCCTTCGGTGAGCTGGTGTTCACGGACGTGTCCCGGCGCCTGGTGGAAATCTTCTTCGCCACCACGGCGCTGAAGAAGGAGAACGGCACCGCCAACCCCAACCTGAAGCCGCGCGAGGTGAAGAAGGTGGGCGTGCTGGGCGGCGGCCTCATGGGCGGCGGCATCGCCTACGTGGCCGGCGTGCTCCAGGGCGTGCCCGTGCGCGTGAAGGACAAGGACGACGCGGGCGCGGGCCGCGCGCTCAAGCAGGTGCAGACGGTGCTGGATGAGCGCGTGAAGCGCCGCTCGCTCACGCAGCGCGAGGCCAACGCGAAGCTCTCCAACATCACCGCGGGCACGGACTACAGCGGCTTCAAGTCGGTGGACCTGGTGATTGAAGCCGTGTTCGAGGACCTGAAGCTCAAGCACAAGGTCATCGCGGAGGTGGAGGCCGTCACCGGCGAGAACACCATCTTCGCGTCCAACACCTCCAGCCTGCCCATTGGCGAGCTGGCGAAGGGCAGCAAGCGCCCCTCGCAGGTGATTGGCATGCATTACTTCAGCCCGGTCCACAAGATGCCGCTGCTGGAGATCATCACGCACCCGGGCACGGCCGAGTGGGTGACGGCGACCTGCGTGGACGTGGGCAAGAAGCAGGGCAAGACGGTCATCGTCGTCAACGACGGGCCGGGCTTCTACACGTCGCGCATCCTCGCGCCGTACATGAACGAGGCGGCGTACCTGCTGGCGGAGGGCGCGGACATCGTCCAGTTGGACAAGGCGCTCGTGGACTTCGGCTTCCCGGTGGGGCCCATCACGCTCTTGGACGAGGTGGGCATCGACGTGGCCCAGAAGGTGGGGCCCATCATGGAGGCCGCGTTCGGCAAGCGCATGGCGGCGCCCAAGGCGCTGGAGGGCGTGGTGTCCGACGGCCGCCTGGGCCGCAAGACGAACAAGGGCTTCTACCTGTACGAGGGCGGGAAGAAGAAGGAGGTGGACCCGCAGGTCTACCTGCTCCTGCCGCACGGCAAGGACCGCAAGTCCCTGGACCCCGCGGAGATGGCCGAGCGCGCCGCGCTCCAGATGGTGAACGAGGCCATCCGCTGCCTGGGCGAGGGCATCCTGCGCAGCCCCCGCGACGGCGACGTGGGCGCCATCTTCGGCCTGGGCTTCCCGCCGTTCCTGGGCGGCCCGTTCCGCTACGCGGACGCCCTGGGCCCGGCCAACCTGCTGCGCAAGCTGGAGCACTACCAGGACAAGTACGGCGAGCGCTTCACGCCCGCGCCGCTCCTGGTGGAGAAGGTGCGCGCCGGCAAGGGCTTCTACGAGTCCTGA
- the hemE gene encoding uroporphyrinogen decarboxylase, which produces MNDRLLRAARRQPTDTTPVWLMRQAGRYLPEYRAIRGNIAFLDLCKNPDLAAEVTVQPITRLGVDAAIIFSDILIPVEAMGIHLELGDKGPHFPNPLRTPADIDKLGVPDPVEGTGFVAEAIRRTRKALHDSVPVIGFAGAPFTLAAYMVEGGGSKSYIQIKRLLFEQPEVAHRLFQKLTDTLIPYLKMQVEAGAKIVQIFDSWGGELSPWDFERFSLPYLTRMVTELKATGVPVILFGVNMTPHLPLLKRTGADVIGLDWRCPVDEGRRILGPDVATQGNLDPLHLFLPREELDGRVKDILRRAGPTGHIFNLGHGILPPTDPDAAKFLVDAVHKHGAALRQGTLD; this is translated from the coding sequence GTGAACGACCGACTCCTGCGCGCGGCGCGCCGCCAGCCCACCGACACCACCCCTGTGTGGCTGATGCGTCAGGCGGGCCGCTACCTGCCCGAGTACCGAGCCATCCGCGGCAACATCGCGTTCCTGGACCTCTGCAAGAACCCGGACCTGGCCGCGGAAGTCACCGTCCAGCCCATCACCCGCCTGGGCGTGGACGCGGCCATCATCTTCTCCGACATCCTCATCCCCGTGGAGGCCATGGGCATCCACCTGGAGCTGGGCGACAAGGGCCCCCACTTCCCCAACCCGCTGCGCACGCCCGCGGACATCGACAAGCTCGGCGTCCCCGACCCCGTCGAAGGCACCGGCTTCGTCGCCGAGGCCATCCGCCGCACGCGCAAGGCCCTCCACGACTCCGTGCCCGTCATTGGCTTCGCGGGCGCGCCCTTCACCCTCGCCGCGTACATGGTCGAGGGCGGCGGCTCCAAGAGCTACATCCAGATCAAGCGCCTGCTCTTCGAGCAGCCCGAGGTGGCCCACCGCCTCTTCCAGAAGCTCACCGACACCCTCATCCCGTACCTCAAGATGCAGGTGGAGGCCGGCGCGAAGATTGTTCAAATCTTCGACTCCTGGGGCGGCGAGCTGTCCCCCTGGGACTTCGAACGCTTCAGCCTCCCGTACCTCACCCGCATGGTGACGGAGCTCAAGGCCACCGGCGTCCCCGTCATCCTCTTCGGCGTGAACATGACCCCGCACCTGCCGCTCTTGAAGCGCACCGGCGCGGACGTCATCGGCCTGGACTGGCGCTGCCCCGTGGATGAGGGCCGCCGCATCCTCGGCCCCGACGTCGCCACCCAGGGCAACCTGGATCCGCTCCACCTCTTCCTGCCCCGCGAGGAGCTGGACGGTCGCGTGAAGGACATCCTCCGCCGCGCCGGCCCCACCGGGCACATCTTCAACCTGGGCCATGGCATCCTCCCGCCCACCGACCCGGACGCCGCGAAGTTCCTCGTGGACGCCGTCCACAAGCACGGCGCCGCCCTGCGCCAGGGCACGCTCGACTGA
- the fadI gene encoding acetyl-CoA C-acyltransferase FadI: MASEKRNGHRRVAIVRGLRTPFAKAGTVFANLTALDLGRMVVQELVQRSDLDPNEINQVVFGQVIPTLTAPSIAREVVLAAGLPKRIDAFTVARACATSIQSMVAGANAIALGDADVVIAGGTESLSDAPIFTSRPLAHALAASSKGKSLPDKLKPFQKLKAKDLIPVPPAIAEYSTGETMGESAEKMAKENGISREEQDLIAFNSHQNAARAWKEGLFNDEVMHVVVPPKYEQIATKDNIVREDTSLEALSKLKPVFDRRYGSVTAGNASPLTDGAAALLLMSEEKAKALGYEPLGFLRSHAFAATDPGDQLLQGPAYAAPVALKRAGMKLSDIDLVEMHEAFAAQVASNLQALASKEFARKAGFNAPVGEVDRSRLNVTGGSISIGHPFGATGARIITQALNELKRRNKNTVMCTVCAAGGLGAAVILERA; this comes from the coding sequence ATGGCAAGCGAGAAGCGCAACGGCCACCGGCGGGTGGCCATCGTCCGGGGGCTGCGGACGCCGTTCGCGAAGGCGGGCACCGTCTTCGCGAACCTGACGGCGCTGGACCTGGGCCGCATGGTGGTCCAGGAGCTGGTCCAGCGCAGCGACCTGGACCCCAACGAAATCAACCAGGTCGTCTTCGGGCAGGTCATCCCCACGCTGACCGCGCCGTCCATCGCGCGCGAAGTGGTGCTGGCGGCGGGCCTGCCCAAGCGCATTGACGCCTTCACCGTGGCGCGCGCCTGCGCCACGTCCATCCAGTCCATGGTGGCGGGCGCCAACGCCATCGCGCTGGGCGACGCGGACGTCGTCATCGCCGGCGGCACCGAGTCCCTCTCCGACGCGCCCATCTTCACCAGCCGCCCGCTGGCGCACGCGCTGGCCGCGTCGTCCAAGGGCAAGAGCCTGCCGGACAAGCTCAAGCCCTTCCAGAAGCTCAAGGCCAAGGACCTCATCCCCGTGCCCCCCGCCATCGCCGAGTACTCCACCGGCGAGACGATGGGCGAGAGCGCGGAGAAGATGGCCAAGGAGAACGGCATCTCCCGCGAGGAGCAGGACCTCATCGCGTTCAACTCGCACCAGAACGCGGCCCGGGCGTGGAAGGAAGGCCTCTTCAACGACGAGGTGATGCACGTCGTCGTCCCGCCGAAGTACGAGCAGATCGCCACCAAGGACAACATCGTGCGCGAGGACACCAGCCTGGAGGCGCTCTCCAAGCTGAAGCCCGTGTTCGACCGCCGCTATGGCAGCGTCACCGCCGGCAACGCGTCCCCGCTGACGGACGGCGCCGCGGCGCTGCTCCTCATGAGCGAGGAGAAGGCGAAGGCGCTGGGCTACGAGCCGCTGGGCTTCCTGCGCTCGCACGCGTTCGCGGCCACGGACCCGGGCGACCAGCTGCTCCAGGGCCCGGCGTACGCGGCGCCCGTGGCGCTCAAGCGCGCGGGGATGAAGCTCTCCGACATCGACCTGGTGGAGATGCACGAGGCCTTCGCCGCGCAGGTGGCGAGCAACCTCCAGGCGCTCGCGTCCAAGGAGTTCGCCAGGAAGGCGGGCTTCAACGCGCCGGTGGGGGAGGTGGATCGCTCGCGGCTGAACGTGACGGGCGGCTCCATCTCCATCGGGCACCCGTTCGGTGCCACCGGGGCTCGCATCATCACGCAGGCCCTGAATGAACTGAAGCGTCGGAACAAGAACACGGTGATGTGCACCGTCTGCGCCGCGGGCGGACTGGGCGCCGCGGTCATCCTGGAGCGTGCGTGA
- a CDS encoding mannosyltransferase family protein, translating to MPHMVRSAPRVVLTAGLAALAVCTALVTASAIAFPQGYSPARLTWPGAPLLLGWTHFDAGWYARIATEGYSYTPGQQSAVAFFPLYPLVLRGLGLVHVDTFLAGVLVTMVCGLGALYVFTLWARTRADEEAARSAGLLLAFYPFAFFLYGAMYSDALFLLLIIGAFLLLEQGRLGWAVLLAAVATAARPVAPALVVGLLARRLEWKHERGLKWSWVDLLPVFAAAGFVLYVLYQWKAFGEPFAFVKVQSSPGWDQKPGWRTWAKLRWFQGFSRDMSLSDGLRLVGHAAVTLGALALVWPTAKRLGWGYGVYALAIVGLPAMSSKDFMGMGRYLLAAFPLFLTLALLLRERPRLRWGVLATSACVMLALAAAYGAAEYVS from the coding sequence ATGCCCCACATGGTCCGTTCCGCTCCTCGTGTTGTCCTGACCGCCGGGCTCGCCGCCCTGGCGGTGTGCACCGCGCTGGTCACGGCGTCCGCGATTGCGTTCCCGCAGGGCTACAGCCCCGCGCGGCTGACGTGGCCGGGCGCTCCCCTCCTCCTGGGCTGGACGCACTTCGACGCTGGCTGGTACGCGCGCATCGCGACGGAGGGCTACAGCTACACGCCCGGCCAGCAGAGCGCGGTGGCGTTCTTCCCGCTGTACCCGCTGGTGCTGCGGGGCCTGGGCCTGGTGCACGTGGACACGTTCCTCGCGGGCGTGCTCGTCACCATGGTGTGCGGCCTGGGCGCGCTGTACGTCTTCACGCTGTGGGCGCGCACGCGGGCGGATGAGGAGGCGGCCAGGAGCGCGGGGCTGCTGCTCGCGTTCTATCCGTTCGCGTTCTTCCTCTACGGGGCCATGTATTCGGACGCGCTGTTCCTCCTGCTCATCATCGGGGCGTTCCTGCTGCTGGAGCAGGGTCGGCTGGGGTGGGCGGTGTTGCTCGCGGCGGTGGCCACGGCGGCGCGGCCGGTGGCACCCGCGCTGGTGGTGGGGCTGCTCGCGCGGCGGCTGGAGTGGAAGCACGAGCGCGGCCTGAAGTGGAGCTGGGTGGACCTGTTGCCGGTGTTCGCTGCGGCGGGCTTCGTGCTGTACGTGCTCTACCAGTGGAAGGCGTTCGGCGAGCCGTTCGCGTTCGTGAAGGTGCAGTCCTCGCCGGGGTGGGACCAGAAGCCGGGCTGGCGCACGTGGGCGAAGCTGCGCTGGTTCCAGGGCTTCAGCCGGGACATGTCGCTGTCGGACGGCTTGCGGCTGGTGGGGCACGCAGCCGTCACGCTGGGGGCCCTCGCGCTGGTGTGGCCCACGGCGAAGCGGCTGGGGTGGGGCTATGGCGTGTATGCGCTGGCCATCGTGGGATTGCCGGCCATGTCCAGCAAGGACTTCATGGGCATGGGGCGCTACCTCCTGGCCGCCTTCCCGCTGTTCCTCACGCTGGCGCTGCTGCTGCGGGAACGGCCGCGCTTGAGGTGGGGCGTGCTCGCCACGAGCGCGTGCGTGATGCTGGCGCTGGCGGCGGCGTACGGAGCCGCGGAGTACGTGTCGTGA
- a CDS encoding ChbG/HpnK family deacetylase codes for MASRTRLIVNADDLGLHPSLDAGILKAHREGIVTSATLLAMGPSAAEAVGRAQAQGLAVGVHLALSTRLPCAAPADSVRTVAPDGRLRGDWAEFAKAWLTGRVRQDELERELSAQLSRARELGAQVDHLDGHQHLHLLPGVRSVVEGIAAREGLPLRWPDALPRASWLRAPGPALKTTALAVLARTAPRARPGVRRVSAGGVFEAGRLDEPALLAVLDALPAGDFELGCHPGEGRPHVPEDPAWTYGWEAELAALTSPRVKAKLVERGIVLANYGELQRASAS; via the coding sequence ATGGCGTCGCGCACGCGGCTCATCGTCAACGCGGACGACCTGGGGCTGCATCCTTCATTGGACGCGGGCATCCTCAAGGCGCACCGCGAGGGCATCGTGACCAGCGCGACGCTGCTGGCCATGGGGCCTTCGGCGGCGGAGGCCGTGGGCCGGGCGCAGGCGCAGGGGCTGGCGGTGGGCGTGCACCTGGCGCTGTCCACGCGGCTGCCGTGCGCGGCTCCCGCGGACTCCGTGCGGACGGTGGCGCCTGACGGGCGGCTGCGCGGCGACTGGGCGGAGTTCGCGAAGGCGTGGCTGACGGGGCGCGTGCGTCAGGACGAGTTGGAGCGGGAGCTGTCCGCGCAGCTCTCCCGCGCACGGGAGCTGGGCGCGCAGGTGGATCATCTGGACGGGCACCAGCACCTGCACCTGTTGCCGGGCGTGCGGTCGGTGGTGGAGGGCATCGCCGCGCGCGAGGGCCTGCCCCTGCGGTGGCCGGATGCGCTGCCTCGCGCGTCGTGGCTGCGGGCGCCGGGTCCCGCGTTGAAGACGACGGCGCTGGCGGTGCTCGCGCGCACGGCGCCCCGGGCGCGTCCGGGCGTGCGGCGGGTGAGCGCGGGCGGAGTGTTCGAGGCGGGCCGGCTGGATGAGCCCGCGCTGCTGGCGGTGCTGGACGCGCTGCCGGCGGGCGACTTCGAGCTGGGGTGTCATCCCGGTGAGGGAAGGCCGCACGTACCGGAGGATCCGGCGTGGACCTATGGCTGGGAGGCGGAGCTGGCGGCGCTCACCAGCCCCCGGGTGAAGGCGAAGCTCGTGGAGCGGGGCATCGTGCTCGCGAACTACGGCGAGCTTCAGCGGGCCTCGGCGTCGTAG
- a CDS encoding caspase family protein, which translates to MLLPEEPRVSRLLFIPMVLALVALGACRSVEPREKGRAVRVRLDDGVLASAQEGERHALLVGISAYTDPAWNGLRYAAKDAEDLGRVLADPARGGFRSVTVLTRSEQTTRTAVLAALQALGARPWRPQDTVVVYVSGHGSLARDARGELQRYLVTSDTRYRDVAGTGLDMATLEQSLERLGSRRRVLILATCHSGTGKSLLPPEVRDELAHTKASFLPQPLEAASRASLVLSASDWGEAAREDDALTNDIYTHFLIEALDGRGDRNRDGAVSATEAHDWARRNTWAYTEGRQRPSAQILEVGADPVLLSGSLQRPGQPEVFSYSARLEGFTLKVDGQEAGELPGGVVVPEGRRKLELRKGGQVLWEDTVALRSGERRELEALLRPMADGPRRTVTLGGGVLGFLDGKSREQVLPASAQAGVGLGWEGVLLDGKLDLWVDVAAGQGSQSLRLDPGGDVPVRHRTLLVGVTVGPTWKWGRLGLSTGPRVAGLWLQRSFQLELLDRNEQYVTVWPGWMAALSFRFSPVWMVEALAQALWAYVPVDGQTRTVGFGGLMLAGGYRF; encoded by the coding sequence ATGCTGCTCCCTGAGGAGCCGCGCGTGTCCCGCCTGCTGTTCATCCCCATGGTGCTGGCGCTGGTGGCGCTCGGCGCGTGCCGCTCCGTGGAGCCACGGGAGAAGGGCCGCGCGGTGCGGGTGCGCCTGGACGACGGCGTGCTCGCCTCCGCGCAGGAGGGCGAGCGGCACGCGCTGCTCGTCGGCATCTCCGCGTACACGGACCCCGCCTGGAACGGGCTGCGCTACGCGGCGAAGGACGCGGAGGACCTGGGCCGCGTGCTGGCGGATCCAGCGCGCGGGGGCTTCCGCTCCGTGACGGTGCTCACCCGGTCCGAGCAGACGACGCGCACCGCGGTGCTCGCCGCGCTCCAGGCGCTGGGCGCGCGGCCGTGGCGTCCCCAGGACACGGTGGTCGTGTATGTGTCCGGGCACGGCTCGCTGGCGCGCGACGCGAGAGGCGAGCTCCAGCGCTACCTGGTGACGTCCGACACGCGCTACCGGGACGTGGCCGGCACGGGGCTGGACATGGCCACGCTGGAGCAGTCGCTGGAGCGACTGGGCTCGCGGCGGCGCGTGCTGATCCTGGCCACCTGTCACAGCGGCACGGGCAAGTCGCTGCTGCCCCCGGAGGTCCGCGACGAGCTCGCGCACACCAAGGCGTCCTTCCTGCCTCAGCCGTTGGAGGCGGCGAGCCGCGCCTCGCTGGTGCTGTCCGCCAGCGATTGGGGAGAGGCCGCGCGCGAGGACGACGCGCTGACCAACGACATCTACACGCACTTCCTCATCGAGGCGCTCGACGGACGCGGCGACCGCAACCGCGATGGCGCCGTGAGCGCCACCGAGGCCCATGACTGGGCCCGCCGTAACACCTGGGCCTATACGGAAGGGCGCCAGCGCCCCAGCGCGCAGATTCTGGAAGTGGGCGCGGATCCGGTGCTGCTCTCCGGCTCGTTGCAGCGGCCGGGGCAGCCAGAGGTCTTCTCCTACAGCGCCAGGCTGGAGGGCTTCACCCTCAAGGTGGACGGACAGGAGGCCGGTGAGCTGCCCGGCGGCGTGGTGGTGCCAGAGGGCCGGCGCAAGCTGGAGCTGCGCAAGGGAGGCCAGGTGTTGTGGGAGGACACCGTGGCGCTGCGCTCCGGCGAGCGGCGCGAGCTGGAGGCCTTGCTGCGTCCCATGGCGGACGGGCCCAGGCGCACGGTGACGCTGGGCGGGGGGGTGCTCGGCTTCCTGGACGGGAAGAGCCGCGAGCAGGTGCTGCCCGCGTCGGCGCAGGCGGGAGTAGGGCTGGGATGGGAGGGCGTGCTCCTGGACGGGAAGCTGGACCTCTGGGTGGACGTGGCGGCGGGGCAGGGGAGCCAGTCACTGCGATTGGATCCGGGCGGCGACGTCCCGGTGCGGCACCGCACGCTGCTCGTGGGCGTGACAGTGGGACCCACGTGGAAGTGGGGCCGGCTGGGCCTGTCCACCGGTCCGCGAGTGGCCGGATTGTGGCTGCAACGCTCCTTCCAGTTGGAGCTGTTGGACCGGAACGAGCAGTACGTCACTGTCTGGCCGGGATGGATGGCCGCGCTGTCGTTCCGCTTCAGCCCTGTGTGGATGGTGGAGGCGCTCGCGCAGGCGTTATGGGCCTACGTCCCGGTGGACGGACAGACGCGCACGGTGGGCTTTGGAGGCCTGATGCTGGCCGGAGGGTACCGCTTCTGA
- a CDS encoding class I SAM-dependent methyltransferase — protein sequence MSGLMSQALKLYAHLPASERFHVHARASSAPLLAVASRLPSGTVADIGCGHGLLSAVMALAMPERRVLGVDLDERKVRWAKQALSGLPNVTLDVGSVEALAKTQPNTLDAVVVCDVLYLLPEERWPGFLQSVRGLLKPGGRFLLKEVEGDRSWKHAKALAQEWVMVSLLGRTRASGGMVLKPRVDGVRLLRDSGFEVREVVGLGEGYTTPHLLYDAEAR from the coding sequence GTGAGCGGCCTCATGTCCCAGGCGCTGAAGCTCTACGCGCACCTGCCCGCGAGCGAGCGCTTCCACGTCCACGCGCGGGCGTCTTCGGCCCCACTGCTCGCGGTGGCGTCGCGCCTGCCCTCCGGGACGGTGGCGGACATCGGCTGTGGGCACGGCCTCCTGTCCGCGGTGATGGCGCTCGCGATGCCGGAGCGCCGCGTGCTGGGCGTGGACCTGGATGAGCGCAAGGTGCGCTGGGCGAAGCAGGCCCTGTCGGGACTGCCCAACGTGACGCTCGACGTGGGCTCCGTGGAGGCGCTCGCGAAGACGCAGCCGAACACGCTCGACGCGGTGGTGGTCTGCGACGTGCTGTACCTGCTGCCCGAGGAGAGATGGCCCGGCTTCCTCCAGTCCGTGCGCGGCCTGCTCAAGCCCGGAGGCCGCTTCCTGTTGAAGGAGGTGGAGGGAGACCGCTCCTGGAAGCACGCGAAGGCGCTCGCGCAGGAGTGGGTGATGGTGTCGCTGCTGGGGCGCACCAGGGCCAGCGGCGGCATGGTCCTCAAGCCGCGGGTGGATGGCGTCCGGTTGCTCCGGGACTCGGGCTTCGAGGTGCGTGAAGTCGTGGGCCTGGGCGAGGGCTACACCACGCCGCACCTGCTCTACGACGCCGAGGCCCGCTGA
- a CDS encoding RNA polymerase sigma factor — translation MHSLTWTGIALGELPPHAAVARVRGARGDGEGTMTELELADCIRRAARGEQAACGQLYQRFHGAVRRVAQGSGVLGAAEVEDAVQETFVRAFRELPRLQHPRAFSGWLLTIARHHAYALSRGAKARARVAEDLAREVDTAAPALPPSLTLERRVAVVRELIEGLPEGPEKETARLFYLEGELSAREIADKLGLGKSAVTMRLERFRARVKRELLARLLAAEVG, via the coding sequence TTGCATTCGCTCACCTGGACCGGCATCGCCCTGGGCGAGCTGCCCCCACACGCGGCCGTCGCGCGCGTGCGCGGAGCGCGTGGGGACGGGGAGGGCACCATGACGGAGCTGGAGCTGGCGGACTGCATCCGCCGGGCGGCGCGGGGAGAGCAGGCCGCGTGCGGTCAGCTCTACCAGCGCTTCCATGGGGCCGTGCGCCGCGTGGCCCAGGGATCGGGTGTCCTGGGGGCGGCGGAGGTGGAGGACGCCGTGCAGGAGACGTTCGTGCGCGCCTTCCGCGAGCTGCCCCGGCTCCAGCATCCGCGCGCGTTCAGCGGCTGGCTGCTGACCATCGCGAGGCATCACGCCTACGCGCTCAGTCGAGGCGCGAAGGCCCGGGCCCGCGTGGCGGAGGACCTGGCGCGGGAGGTGGACACCGCCGCGCCCGCGCTGCCGCCGTCGTTGACGCTGGAGCGCCGCGTGGCCGTGGTGCGCGAGCTCATCGAAGGGCTGCCCGAGGGCCCGGAGAAGGAGACCGCCCGACTCTTCTATCTGGAGGGCGAGCTGAGCGCGCGGGAGATCGCCGACAAGCTAGGGCTGGGCAAGAGCGCGGTGACGATGCGGCTGGAGCGCTTCCGGGCCCGCGTGAAGCGCGAGCTGCTGGCGCGGCTGCTGGCCGCGGAGGTGGGCTGA